The genomic window TTAGGAGGAGCAGAGAAAGAGAGGGGAAACCTCCGTAGGGTGGCTCTTTCTCTAAGTCGGAAGCTACATGATACTCGGCAGGTAACTGGTGACCATTGGCACCTTCACCAGAAGGATGATCAGGATAAGCAGCATGATCCAGTAGGGTGCTGCCCCCTTAAAGATCTGGCCCAAGGTGATTGCGGGGTCATTGAGCGCCGCTTTCACCGTGTAAACGCAGAGCCCGAGTGGAGGTGTCAAGATACCTGCTTCGATTGCCAGGATCGCGATAATTGCAAACTGGAGGGGCTCGTAACCTGCCGCGATTGCAATCGGAGCAAAGATCGGAATGGACAGTAGAATGATCGAGTTGGAGTCGATGAACATGCCCATGATGAACCAGACAAAGACCATCACCACCAGCAGCATTCCCGGAGACAGACCCCAGCCACCAATCACGCCGTCTACCAGATCAATAACCCCGCCGAATGCCAGCAGACGACCATAGAAAGAACCAAAGATTAGCAGCAAAAGCAGAGGTGCTGAGACGCGACCTGTGTGCAGGATCGATTCAACGATCTGATCTTTCTTCAAACCTTTGATCAGAGCCAGGATGAAGCCCAGCAGAGCACCGAAACCAGCAGCTTCAGTCGGCGTAAACCAGCCAAACCAGATACCGCCGAGTACGAGGAAGATCACACAGATGGTGCCCAGACCACCAATGTATTCAACACGGCCCAGTGGTTCCTCATTGTACTGAACCTGATCATTCCCCTTGGTTTCACCAAGCCATTCCGGTCTGAAGATCGCCAGCCCGACAACATACAGCGCGAACAAGGTTGCCAGAGCGAGGCCCGGAATAAGGGCAGCCGCAAAGAGTTTGCCAATCGACATCTCTGTGAGCATGCCATAGATGATCAGCAGCGTGCTTGGCGGAATGAGCATGCCGAGACACGCACTCCCGGCAATACAACCAAGAGAGATGGAGTCATTGTAGTTCTGCTGCTTCATTTCCGGATAAGCAATCCGGGTGAAGGTAGCTGCAGACGCAATGCTTACCCCAACAGCAGCTGCAAAGACGGTGTTACCAGCAACCGTTGCCACAGCCAGCCGGCCAGGAAGGCGACGGAATGCCTTGTTCATGACCCGGTATAAGTCTTTCGCCGCGCCACTACGCGCTAAAAACTCACCCATCAGAACGAACAGGGGAATGACCGCAAAAACATACTCTCTCAATGCTTCAATCAGCGTGGTGGAGAGAAGCGTCATGGCCAGATCAAAACTGCCGGAGAAAGCCCAGACACCTGCGATTGTTACCAGACCCAATGCGACAAAGATATGGAAGCCAGCAAAGATCAAAAGTAGCAGACCGCCAAACATGCAGGAGACAAGCGTAAGTTCGGACATGATCAGAGCTCTTCTTGAGAAACTGAGGAATTACTGCCAGCCACAGCATCAAAGGCGCGAAGCAAGTAATTGAGGAAGGCAAGACAGCAGCAGAAAACCACGATTGTTCTTACCGGATAGACGGGAAAGCGAAACTGGCCGCCGCCAAAGTACTCGCCAATGCTCCATGAGTGCAGCATTGGTTCCCACGAGGCATAAATCATCATTCCGAGCAGTGCTGCACCTGCAAGCTCACCGAGCAGTCGAACGAATTTCTTCAAGCCTTTGGGAAGTAAATTTACGAACATGTCCGTGTGGAACATGCCATTTGTCTGGATGGAGTAAGAGATTTGAAGAAATGCGATAACAACAATAATATTGCTCACAATTTCTACTGTGCCAGTCAAAGGCTTATTGAATAAGCCACGCCCCAGAACATCCAACACAATCAAAGAAGTGACAAACAGTATTAGAAGCGCACTCAACATGTACACCCCTCTGTTTATGGCACTTATTGCGCTTCTTATTGTCATCTGCGCCCCACATACGCACTAAAGGTAGGAAATAACCAGAGGATCCAGAATCAGGCCCTGCAATGACTTGCCGCTTTAAACTCAGAGCAAGTGGCGCCACTGGCCGGGAGGGATCACCTCCCGGCCGAACGCAGTCCTATTTGATCTGGTATTCGTGTGGCCACTGATAGCCGAGTTCTTTCAGGTTCTTGATGTAAGTTCTGAAGATCTCGGTGCCAGGAGCACCACGAGAGGTTG from Microbulbifer sp. MKSA007 includes these protein-coding regions:
- a CDS encoding TRAP transporter small permease is translated as MLSALLILFVTSLIVLDVLGRGLFNKPLTGTVEIVSNIIVVIAFLQISYSIQTNGMFHTDMFVNLLPKGLKKFVRLLGELAGAALLGMMIYASWEPMLHSWSIGEYFGGGQFRFPVYPVRTIVVFCCCLAFLNYLLRAFDAVAGSNSSVSQEEL
- a CDS encoding TRAP transporter large permease, whose amino-acid sequence is MSELTLVSCMFGGLLLLIFAGFHIFVALGLVTIAGVWAFSGSFDLAMTLLSTTLIEALREYVFAVIPLFVLMGEFLARSGAAKDLYRVMNKAFRRLPGRLAVATVAGNTVFAAAVGVSIASAATFTRIAYPEMKQQNYNDSISLGCIAGSACLGMLIPPSTLLIIYGMLTEMSIGKLFAAALIPGLALATLFALYVVGLAIFRPEWLGETKGNDQVQYNEEPLGRVEYIGGLGTICVIFLVLGGIWFGWFTPTEAAGFGALLGFILALIKGLKKDQIVESILHTGRVSAPLLLLLIFGSFYGRLLAFGGVIDLVDGVIGGWGLSPGMLLVVMVFVWFIMGMFIDSNSIILLSIPIFAPIAIAAGYEPLQFAIIAILAIEAGILTPPLGLCVYTVKAALNDPAITLGQIFKGAAPYWIMLLILIILLVKVPMVTSYLPSIM